The following DNA comes from Desulfuromonas sp..
CCTTGACCAGTGCATCCATCAGGGCAAGAACATTGCCGCGCAACTTTTCGACATCGAAGGAGACCTTGCCGACCGGTGCGTGAACGATACCGGCCTTTTCAACCCGATATTCGACCTTACCCGATTTGGCTTCTTCAACCGCCTTACCAACCTCGAAGGTAACAGTGCCAACCTTCGGGTTCGGCATCAGGCCACGCGGACCGAGCAGCTTACCGATCTTGCCGACAGTCCCCATCATGTCGGGAGTCGCAATCGCAGTATCGAACTCGAACCAGCCACCCTGAATTTTTTCGACCAGGTCGTCGCCACCAACGAAATCGGCACCGGCTGCTTCAGCCTCCTGGGCCTTCTCGCCCTTGGCAAAAACCAGAACACGGATA
Coding sequences within:
- a CDS encoding 50S ribosomal protein L1, whose protein sequence is MPGKNYTEARAKIDRNQVYELDQALTMIKDMSFAKFDETVDLSVRLGVDPRKADQMVRGAVVLPNGLGKDIRVLVFAKGEKAQEAEAAGADFVGGDDLVEKIQGGWFEFDTAIATPDMMGTVGKIGKLLGPRGLMPNPKVGTVTFEVGKAVEEAKSGKVEYRVEKAGIVHAPVGKVSFDVEKLRGNVLALMDALVKAKPSSAKGTYLKKISISSTMGPGMNLDVSTVQALVK